Proteins encoded within one genomic window of Misgurnus anguillicaudatus chromosome 18, ASM2758022v2, whole genome shotgun sequence:
- the ttr gene encoding transthyretin, with translation MAKAVICVILASLLAFCTSAPVNVHGGSDSHCPLTVKILDAVKGIPAGNVALDVYRQGQGGTWEKIASGKVDASGEVHDLITEQEFTPGVYRVEFDTKTYWKAEGRTPFHQIADVVFEAHAEGHRHYTLALLLSPFSYTSTAVVVKAHD, from the exons ATGGCTAAAGCAGTGATTTGTGTGATACTTGCATCTCTGTTAGCCTTCTGTACATCTGCTCCAGTG AATGTTCATGGTGGTTCAGATTCTCACTGTCCTCTGACGGTTAAGATTTTGGATGCCGTGAAAGGCATTCCGGCTGGAAATGTAGCTCTGGATGTTTATCGCCAGGGTCAAGGTGGGACATGGGAAAAGATTGCCAGTGG AAAAGTAGATGCGTCTGGTGAGGTGCACGACTTGATAACCGAGCAGGAGTTCACTCCTGGTGTGTATCGGGTGGAGTTTGACACTAAAACATACTGGAAGGCCGAAGGTCGCACACCTTTCCACCAGATAGCTGAC GTTGTTTTCGAGGCTCATGCGGAGGGTCATCGCCATTACACTCTGGCTCTTCTCCTGAGCCCCTTCTCATACACTTCAACGGCCGTGGTGGTCAAAGCACACGACTGA